TTTACCCGAGCCGAGGAAAATCGTCCCGACCACCAGAAAGAGGACAATGGCCAATACTTTGACCAGCGCAAACCAGAACTCCATTTCGGCAAACCACTTCACGCCGATCATGTTCATGGTGCCAACAATGGCCAACGCGCCGAGCGCAAAAACCCATTGCGGAACGTCACCAAACGCGCCCCAGTAGTGCATATACAGCGCAACGGCGGTGATATCGACAATGCCGGTCATTGCCCAGTTGATGAAGTACATCCATCCTGCGACGTAGGCGGCTTTCTCGCCGAGAAATTCACGGGCGTATGAGACGAAACTGCCGCTGGAAGGGCGGTGTAAAACCAGTTCACCCAGCGCCCGCAAAATAAAGAAAGAGAAGATCCCGCAGACCAGATAGACCAGCGCCAGCGCCGGACCGGCCATTTGCAGGCGTGCGCCTGCCCCCAAAAATAACCCGGTACCAATAGCGCCGCCGATGGCGATCATCTGAACCTGCCGGTTACCCATCGCTTTGTGATAACCCTCTTCATGGGCATTCAACCAGCGTCGTTTCGCCGCATGCTGCTCCGACACCGTTGTCTCTTGTGTATTCATTACGTTACCTGTTTACCTGTCTGATAAGTCGAACTTTTCGTCACAACCCTCTGCTGCGACGCAGGCGATGTTTCCCGTCATTCTGGGTAGGGATAACATCACCGGCGGAGCATCCTACCCGCAAATAATAAACGGTGCAAAATAGTCCATTCGCAAAGGTCTGCTTGCGTAATAATTAACCAGAACTGAAGTGAGAACCCGCTCTGAACAGGCAGAGCGGGCAGGGGATCAGGCGGAGGTGCCGAAGACACGCACCGCCTGTTGCAGGCGAGAGGAACGCCCGGAAAGATTATCGGCGGCGTCCCTGACGCTTTCCACCATCGCGGCATTGTTATCGGTCATCGTGCCGATGCGGGAGATCGAATCGTTAATCAGTTCCAGCGCCTGCGTCTGTTCCCGCGTCGCAAGGCCAATTTCCTTAATCATGGTCGACATCTGGAACACGTCGTCGATCATCCCGGTCAGATGGGTTTCCGTCTGCTCAACCATGCTGACCCCGGCGTTGACATTGGCGACGTTCTTTTCAATCAGTGACGCAATCTCTTTGGCAGCCGACGCGGAGTGTTGTGCCAGATTCCGCACTTCAGCGGCAACAACCGCAAACCCGCGTCCGGACTCTCCGGCGCGGGCCGCTTCGACCGCCGCGTTAAGCGCGAGGATATTGGTCTGGAAAGCAATACTGTCGATCACGCCAATGATATCGACGATCTGCCCGTTATCGCGGGAAATCGACTGCATCATGCCGATCGTCTGCTTCATGAAGTCGCCCCCTTCGCTGGCATTCGCGCTGGTTCTGTCCGCCATCGTCATGGTTTGCGCGGCAGTATCTGCCGTTTGTTGCACTGCACTACCAATCTCTTCGATAGCTGCCGCGGTTTGCTGCAGGTTGGCCGAAGTCTCTTCGGAGCGCTTATGCAACGCCGCGCCTTCCTGGCTGACGCGCGTGCTGATTTCCTGAATCCCGGCAATTTGGGTACTGACATCATCTACCAGTGAATTCAGATTTAATCCGGCCTGATTAACCAGGCGCATCATCATCCCCAGTTCATCGACGCGATTTAAATGAATGTTGTTGGGTTTTCGCCCGGCGACCACTTTCTGCATCTGCGACAGGATCTGTTTAACCGGATGACAAATTTGATACTTAAGGTAAATAACCAGCAGTAAAAATAAGAGGGTAAATGCGCCTGCCTGAATAACCGGATTAATTCCTGAGAAAATAATACCCAGCACGAGGAACAGACTGGCACCGATAGCGTAATTGACTCGTTGACGGATGGATAACCATTTAAATGCCGATAAAAAGGCCAGTGCGCCACGGCGGATAATAATGCCCTTGAATAAACGATGGCCCTTGAAATTGTTATTATTTATCTTTTGATAAAGCTGCTCGCTTTGCTCAATTTCCTGACGCGCGGGAACGGTCCGTACCGAGATGTATCCGGTTAATTGTTCATTATGCCAGACGGGGGTGACGTTGGCGCGAACCCAGTAGTGGTCACCATTGTGGCGGCGGTTCTTGACCATTCCGGTCCAGCTGTCGCCCTGTTGCAGGGTAAACCACATATCAGCAAACGCGGCTGGCGGCATATCCGGATGACGAATGATATTATGCGG
The DNA window shown above is from Citrobacter farmeri and carries:
- a CDS encoding methyl-accepting chemotaxis protein: MRSNIPVTQKEYLLNEKTTLLSTTNTQSHITYANSAFIDASGFGENQLMGEPHNIIRHPDMPPAAFADMWFTLQQGDSWTGMVKNRRHNGDHYWVRANVTPVWHNEQLTGYISVRTVPARQEIEQSEQLYQKINNNNFKGHRLFKGIIIRRGALAFLSAFKWLSIRQRVNYAIGASLFLVLGIIFSGINPVIQAGAFTLLFLLLVIYLKYQICHPVKQILSQMQKVVAGRKPNNIHLNRVDELGMMMRLVNQAGLNLNSLVDDVSTQIAGIQEISTRVSQEGAALHKRSEETSANLQQTAAAIEEIGSAVQQTADTAAQTMTMADRTSANASEGGDFMKQTIGMMQSISRDNGQIVDIIGVIDSIAFQTNILALNAAVEAARAGESGRGFAVVAAEVRNLAQHSASAAKEIASLIEKNVANVNAGVSMVEQTETHLTGMIDDVFQMSTMIKEIGLATREQTQALELINDSISRIGTMTDNNAAMVESVRDAADNLSGRSSRLQQAVRVFGTSA